Proteins encoded within one genomic window of Anastrepha ludens isolate Willacy chromosome 4, idAnaLude1.1, whole genome shotgun sequence:
- the LOC128860106 gene encoding serine/threonine-protein kinase RIO1 — MDEFESHQFSDADEDEEIPYKNNLVNTFKNLTVKHDMFKDIKRDSVQNDNLEKIIDDPSPDETIDDEDDYEEASGDSYDYEESYTGYQKHNAQTTQISLNQSACKGGTTQAKRVSSYQPKENLFRRYSARINVEKYDPTVNMSSQAANRLVTFDRRQDDRVRIRDKQDRATAEQVMDPRTRMILFKMLNSGFIQEINGCISTGKEANVYHAVSERDEEFAIKIYKTSILTFKDRDKYVSGEFRFRHGYCRHNPRKMVRTWAEKEMRNYLRMHNAGVPVPEPLLLRSHVLVMRFCGKKGWPSPKLKEVELTTSKACQLYRECVVIMWRIYNKCKLVHADLSEFNILLHDGQLIIIDVSQSVEHDHPHAFDFLRKDCVNISDFFRKRAVATMTVKELFDFITDQSITDENMDECLERISERIKDRDFDAITAQEKIDEAVWQNTFIPKRLDEVRHFEKDVDKAKKGLNKDLIYGKITGLKSDLNVQEQPDVLIESEAVESKNVKNAQNKEIAEDCTDSSDCEDEASEDDGSTGFVNSARPRDESPNSKKSRKKAVKEAKAEKRKVKVKKHVKKRKEKMATTRK, encoded by the exons ATGGATGAATTTGAATCGCATCAGTTCAGTGATGCTGATGAGGATGAGGAAATACCATACAAG AATAACTTAGTAAATACcttcaaaaatttaacagtGAAGCATGACATGTTTAAGGATATTAAAAGAGATAGCGTGCAAAACGACAATTTGGAGAAAATTATAGACGATCCAAGCCCAGATGAGACAATAGATGATGAAGACGACTACGAAGAAGCGAGTGGCGATTCATATGACTACGAAGAGTCTTATACAGGCTATCAAAAGCATAATGCGCAAACCACACAAATATCACTCAACCAGTCCGCTTGTAAAGGTGGCACTACGCAAGCTAAACGTGTAAGCAGCTATCagccaaaagaaaatttattccgCCGCTATTCAGCACGCATAAATGTAGAAAAATACGATCCTACCGTTAATATGAGCTCACAGGCCGCCAATCGACTAGTGACATTCGATAGACGCCAAGATGACCGTGTTCGTATACGTGATAAACAGGATCGTGCTACTGCCGAGCAAGTAATGGATCCACGTACGCGCATGATACTTTTCAAAATGTTAAATAGTGGCTTTATACAAGAAATCAATGGTTGCATATCCACCGGCAAAGAAGCTAATGTATATCATGCTGTCTCAGAGCGCGATGAAGAGTTTGCTATTAAAATCTATAAAACGTCCATATTGACATTTAAAGATCGTGATAAGTATGTATCGGGTGAATTTCGCTTCCGACACGGCTACTGCCGTCATAATCCACGCAAAATGGTGCGTACGTGGGCAGAGAAAGAGATGCGCAACTATCTGCGCATGCATAACGCAGGTGTGCCTGTGCCCGAACCTTTACTGCTACGCTCACATGTGCTTGTGATGCGTTTCTGTGGCAAAAAAGGGTGGCCTTCGCCAAAGTTGAAAGAAGTAGAATTGACCACATCTAAAGCTTGCCAACTGTATCGCGAATGTGTTGTGATTATGTGGCGAATTTATAATAAATGCAAATTGGTGCACGCAGATTTAtcagaattcaatattttattgcatGATGGGCAGCTTATAATTATTGACGTTAGTCAATCGGTCGAACACGATCATCCGCATGCATTCGATTTCTTGCGTAAAGATTGCGTTAACATATCAGATTTCTTCCGCAAGCGTGCAGTTGCCACAATGACCGTGAAAGAGCTATTCGACTTTATTACAGATCAGTCAATTACTGATGAAAATATGGATGAATGTCTAGAACGCATATCAGAGCGGATCAAAGATCGTGACTTTGATGCGATCACGGCTCAGGAAAAAATCGATGAAGCAGTATGGCAGAACACTTTCATACCGAAACGATTAGATGAG GTCCGACATTTTGAGAAAGATGTAGATAAGGCGAAAAAAGGACTAAATAAGGATCTCATATATGGCAAAATAACAGGTCTAAAATCCGATTTAAATGTGCAAGAACAACCGGATGTACTTATTGAGTCTGAAGCAGTTGAaagcaaaaatgtgaaaaatgctcAAAACAAAGAAATCGCCGAAGACTGTACTGATTCAAGTGATTGCGAGGACGAAGCTTCCGAAGATGACGGCAGCACAGGCTTCGTCAATTCAGCGCGTCCGCGAGATGAATCTCCTAATAGTAAAAAGTCCCGTAAGAAGGCTGTTAAAGAGGCAAAGGCAGAAAAGCGTAAAGTGAAGGTTAAAAAGCATGTCAAGAAACGTAAAGAAAAGATGGCAACCACACGCAAATGA
- the LOC128860107 gene encoding DNA-directed RNA polymerase III subunit RPC8 isoform X2, protein MFVLAELKDTIRIAPDQFHLKLVEAIRDEINRKLANKVLLNLGLCIALKDIVSLKDSIILPGDGASHTEVLFRYIVFRPAIGSVLTGKIRSCSREGVHVTLGFFDDILIPPSALQHPSRFEEAEQAWVWEYPLEDGAKHDLFMDIGEPIKFRVSREIFEESSPIGPPKTDTQQASTSAVASAAAAASTQQTEVKTPYRIVAAINESGLGVLSWWDQQNENDEDGEGAYEE, encoded by the exons atgtttgtgCTCGCTGAATTAAAAGACACCATAAGGATAGCGCCGGatcaatttcatttgaaattggtAGAAGCGATACGAGACGAAATCAACCGGAAGTTAGCCAATAAA GTACTCTTAAATCTTGGTCTCTGCATTGCGCTCAAAGACATAGTATCACTGAAAGACTCCATTATATTACCAGGCGATGGCGCCTCACACACCGAAGTCTTATTTCGCTACATTGTTTTTCGCCCCGCCATTGGCAGTGTGCTCACAGGTAAAATACGTAGCTGCAGTCGAGAGGGTGTACACGTAACACTTGGTTTCTTCGATGATATACTCATACCGCCTTCGGCCTTACAGCACCCGTCGCGTTTCGAAGAAGCTGAACAAGCGTGGGTCTGGGAATATCCTTTGGAAGATGGTGCTAAACATGACTTATTCATGGATATAGGTGAACCAATAAAATTTCGTGTGTCACGTGAAATATTCGAAGAGAGTTCACCGATTGGACCACCCAAAACGGATACACAACAAGCAAGCACGTCAGCTGTGGCGTCGGCGGCGGCAGCAGCATCTACGCAGCAGACTGAAGTAAAAACGCCTTACAGAATTGTT GCTGCCATTAATGAATCTGGACTTGGTGTGCTATCTTGGTGGGATCAACAAAAT GAAAATGATGAAGATGGCGAAGGAGCTTATgaagaatga
- the LOC128860107 gene encoding DNA-directed RNA polymerase III subunit RPC8 isoform X1, with product MFVLAELKDTIRIAPDQFHLKLVEAIRDEINRKLANKVLLNLGLCIALKDIVSLKDSIILPGDGASHTEVLFRYIVFRPAIGSVLTGKIRSCSREGVHVTLGFFDDILIPPSALQHPSRFEEAEQAWVWEYPLEDGAKHDLFMDIGEPIKFRVSREIFEESSPIGPPKTDTQQASTSAVASAAAAASTQQTEVKTPYRIVAAINESGLGVLSWWDQQNQCAEEGDENEDEDNVEYENDEDGEGAYEE from the exons atgtttgtgCTCGCTGAATTAAAAGACACCATAAGGATAGCGCCGGatcaatttcatttgaaattggtAGAAGCGATACGAGACGAAATCAACCGGAAGTTAGCCAATAAA GTACTCTTAAATCTTGGTCTCTGCATTGCGCTCAAAGACATAGTATCACTGAAAGACTCCATTATATTACCAGGCGATGGCGCCTCACACACCGAAGTCTTATTTCGCTACATTGTTTTTCGCCCCGCCATTGGCAGTGTGCTCACAGGTAAAATACGTAGCTGCAGTCGAGAGGGTGTACACGTAACACTTGGTTTCTTCGATGATATACTCATACCGCCTTCGGCCTTACAGCACCCGTCGCGTTTCGAAGAAGCTGAACAAGCGTGGGTCTGGGAATATCCTTTGGAAGATGGTGCTAAACATGACTTATTCATGGATATAGGTGAACCAATAAAATTTCGTGTGTCACGTGAAATATTCGAAGAGAGTTCACCGATTGGACCACCCAAAACGGATACACAACAAGCAAGCACGTCAGCTGTGGCGTCGGCGGCGGCAGCAGCATCTACGCAGCAGACTGAAGTAAAAACGCCTTACAGAATTGTT GCTGCCATTAATGAATCTGGACTTGGTGTGCTATCTTGGTGGGATCAACAAAATCAATGTGCAGAGGAGGGTGACGAGAACGAAGATGAAGACAATGTAGAATATGAAAATGATGAAGATGGCGAAGGAGCTTATgaagaatga
- the LOC128860111 gene encoding peroxiredoxin-2, which translates to MMPKTYVVSLLCAVLASVSSYEKSGSCYSFADGSVYPSEGPRGDHKLQTTKAVISKPAPPFEGTAVVKGDFIKLSLSQYKGKYVVLLFYPLDFTFVCPTEIIAFSDRIEEFRKINAEVVAVSVDSHFTHLAWINTPRKEGGLGYVKIPLLSDLTHKISRDYGVYLEDLGHTLRGLFIIDHRGILRQITMNDLPVGRSVDETIRLVQAFQYTDTHGEVCPAGWKPGADTIVPDPKEKTKYFQKNN; encoded by the exons ATGATGCCAAAAACTTACGTTGTTAGTTTACTATGCGCAGTATTAGCATCCGTTTCAAGTTATGAGAAGAGCGGTTCGTGCTACTCCTTTGCGGATGGCTCAGTGTATCCTTCTGAAGGGCCCCGAGGTGATCACAAGCTACAAACTACTAAGGCAGTCA TATCTAAACCAGCTCCACCGTTTGAGGGTACTGCCGTAGTCAAAGGCGATTTCATCAAATTATCACTTTCTCAATATAAGGGGAAATACGTAGTTCTTCTTTTTTACCCACTTGACTT CACTTTTGTATGTCCAACTGAAATTATTGCTTTTTCGGATCGTATTGAAGAGTTCCGTAAAATCAATGCTGAGGTTGTGGCTGTCAGTGTTGATTCACACTTTACACACTTGGCTTGGATCAATACACCACGAAAGGAGGGAGGCCTTGGATATGTGAAAATTCCATTGCTTTCTGATTTAACGCATAAAATCAGCAGAGACTATGGTGTTTATTTAGAAGATTTGGGTCATACGCTCCGTGGTCTCTTTATCATCGACCATCGTGGCATTTTACGGCAAATAACAATGAATGATTTGCCAGTAGGGCGCTCAGTCGACGAAACAATTCGCTTGGTGCAGGCATTCCAATATACGGATACCCATGGAGAAGTGTGCCCCGCGGGCTGGAAGCCTGGTGCAGACACG aTCGTTCCCGATCCAAAAGAAAAGacgaaatatttccaaaaaaacaactaa